DNA from Nitrospirae bacterium CG2_30_53_67:
TCACCCTCTCCTTGACTCCAACCCTGATCTCCATGATGACCGATCCCCTCCTGCAGGAGCGGTATCTTCGGCATCTGAACAAGCTGATTGAACTCTCCCAGCGTGAAGTGGAGCGTACCCGGTGGCTGCCGGAATTCCAGCCTTTGGCGCAGATGTACTTCTATCGTTTCCATAAGGCTCGGGAATTTTTTGAGCATCAATGGCAGTGCAACCTGATTTCCGCCTTCAGGAAGTTTCAGGACCTCGGCGTTCTGGAGATCATCACCTGCGCGGCGACGCACGGATTCCTTCCCCTCATGGACATATCGAGCCAGGCGGTCCGTGCCCAGATCCGGACGGCCTGCGACCACTATGACAGGCATTTCGGACGGCGTCCCAGAGGAATCTGGCTTCCGGAATGCGGATTCACCCCCGGAATCGATCAGATCCTCCACGACTCAGGGATCCGGTACTTCTTCAGCGAGGCGCACGGAATTCTTCATGCATCACCCAGGCCCAAGTACGGGGTCTTTGCCCCGATTCTGACCCCGTCGTCAGGGGTCGCCGCATTCGGGAGAGACCTGGAATCCTCCAAACAGGTCTGGAGTATGGAAGAGGGCTATCCGGGAGATTATGAGTACAGGGAGTTCTACCGGGACATCGGCTTTGATCTGGAGTACGACTATATACGCCCCTTTCTCCATGGCGACGGGAACCGGGTCAACACCGGAATCAAGTATTACCGGATTACCGGAAAGACTTCTCACAAGCTTCCCTACGATCCGCATCGCGCCATGGAGAAGGCGGCCGAGCATGCAGGGAACTTCATGTTTAATCGGGAAAGGCAGGCGGAGTTTCTTTACGATTATATCGGGAGGATGCCGGTCATTGTCTCGCCCTATGATGCCGAGCTGTTCGGGCACTGGTGGTATGAGGGGCCGGAATGGATCAACATCCTGATCCGTAAGATGGTCCATGACCAGAAGACGGTCCGCCTCATCACCCCGTCGGAATACCTCACGGAGAACCCCACCCTCCAGGTCTCCATGCCTTCCATGTCGAGCTGGGGCTATAAAGGGTATTCCGAGGTCTGGCTTGAGGGAAGCAATGACTGGATCTATCGGCATCTGCACAAGGCCTCGGAGAGAATGACCGAGATTGCCGACCGCTTCGGCAACGGCAGAGGCAACGGCCTCTTCAGGCGGGCGCTGAACCAGGCGGGGAGGGAACTTCTTCTTGCCCAGAGTTCAGACTGGGCCTTCATTATGAAAACGGGCACCATGGTGGAGTATGCCGTGAAGCGGACCCAGGAGCACCTCCTCCGTTTCGACCGCCTCTACAGGGATCTCTCCGAGAACCGGGTGGATGAGCATTACCTTTCCACGCTTGAATCCGTGGACAACATATTTCCGGATATCAATTACGAGGTCTACAGGTCTTCATATTCATGATCCCGTACGGGATGCTCCCTACGGAGTCTGAGGGAATCGCTTGATAGAGACCAGACTCATCGCGAAGTTCATG
Protein-coding regions in this window:
- a CDS encoding glycoside hydrolase gives rise to the protein MFKGYFCLLLHAHLPYVRHPEHDDFLEEDWFYEAMTETYIPLLEVFDGLVKDGVDFRITLSLTPTLISMMTDPLLQERYLRHLNKLIELSQREVERTRWLPEFQPLAQMYFYRFHKAREFFEHQWQCNLISAFRKFQDLGVLEIITCAATHGFLPLMDISSQAVRAQIRTACDHYDRHFGRRPRGIWLPECGFTPGIDQILHDSGIRYFFSEAHGILHASPRPKYGVFAPILTPSSGVAAFGRDLESSKQVWSMEEGYPGDYEYREFYRDIGFDLEYDYIRPFLHGDGNRVNTGIKYYRITGKTSHKLPYDPHRAMEKAAEHAGNFMFNRERQAEFLYDYIGRMPVIVSPYDAELFGHWWYEGPEWINILIRKMVHDQKTVRLITPSEYLTENPTLQVSMPSMSSWGYKGYSEVWLEGSNDWIYRHLHKASERMTEIADRFGNGRGNGLFRRALNQAGRELLLAQSSDWAFIMKTGTMVEYAVKRTQEHLLRFDRLYRDLSENRVDEHYLSTLESVDNIFPDINYEVYRSSYS